From the Musa acuminata AAA Group cultivar baxijiao chromosome BXJ1-2, Cavendish_Baxijiao_AAA, whole genome shotgun sequence genome, one window contains:
- the LOC135598612 gene encoding leucine-rich repeat receptor-like serine/threonine/tyrosine-protein kinase SOBIR1: protein MAGASVPIRPFFLLLLLLLASISAVSSSDGSGPLLRVLSDLGLTTRGLDHPCRHPGVTCEAGGAAVRVSLPSHRLTGSLSAAVGNLSSLRQLDLPNNGLAGSLPRELALCRALRVLDLRRNRISGYVPREISALPDLRVLDLSDNRLSGDLSFLALLPNLERLSLSNNLFSGRVPLSLSASKKLRFLDLSGNVGLFHGDLPSRPSSRLALRRSLIPKRYVLAETTTPGNRNSTHAKNSTTSTPALAPSPSSKNSSSSGHHRHHSRKRLVRNWIVGFITGSITGILSGAVLSLLFRLLLNYIRGRYKNPGGPSIFSSKHIRSAEDLAFLEKDDGLAALEIIGRGGCGEVYKAQLPADPKKPDQPGTVIAIKKIIKHNPNGGEPTSDEESRQLDKWMRQIRSEIQTVGHIRHRNLLPLLAHMIRPDCHYLIYEYMKNGSLEGVLRQVRDGERELDWLTRYRVALGVAAGLEYLHVHHKPQIIHRDLKPANILLDDDMEARIADFGLAKEMPDANTHITASKVAGTLGYISPEYGQTLRFTAKCDIYSFGVILAVLVVGRMPSDNFFQDTDEISLVRWLRNVMNTGNPVAAAVDPKLLGNGYEEQMLLVLRIAIFCTMDDPKVRPDSKEVRTMLAQIQH, encoded by the coding sequence ATGGCGGGAGCGTCCGTCCCAATTCGAccattcttcctcctcctcctcctcctcctcgcctccaTATCCGCCGTCAGTTCCTCCGACGGCTCAGGCCCCCTCCTCCGAGTGCTCTCTGACCTCGGCCTAACCACCCGGGGGCTCGACCACCCTTGTCGCCACCCTGGCGTCACGTGCGAGGCCGGCGGCGCCGCCGTCCGCGTCTCGCTCCCCTCCCACCGCCTCACTGGCTCCCTCTCCGCCGCCGTCGGTAACCTTTCCTCCCTCCGCCAGCTTGATCTTCCCAACAACGGCCTCGCTGGCTCCCTCCCCCGCGAGCTCGCCCTGTGCCGCGCCCTCCGCGTCCTCGACCTCCGCCGCAACCGCATCTCCGGTTACGTCCCCCGCGAGATCTCCGCACTCCCCGACCTCCGCGTCCTCGACCTTTCCGACAACCGCCTCTCCGGCGACCTCTCCTTCCTCGCTCTCCTCCCTAACCTCGAGCGCCTCTCCCTGTCCAACAACCTCTTCTCTGGCCGCGTTCCCCTGTCCCTCTCTGCCTCCAAGAAGCTTCGCTTCCTCGACCTCTCCGGCAACGTCGGCCTCTTCCATGGCGACCTCCCTTCTCGTCCGTCTTCTCGTCTCGCTCTCCGCCGGAGTCTTATCCCGAAGCGATATGTTTTAGCCGAGACCACCACCCCAGGGAATCGCAACTCCACCCATGCCAAGAATTCAACCACCAGCACACCAGCTCTCGCTCCATCCCCATCGTCGAAAAACTCTTCCTCGTCGGGACACCACCGCCACCACAGTCGCAAGCGCCTCGTGAGGAACTGGATCGTGGGGTTCATCACGGGCTCGATCACGGGCATCCTCTCCGGGGCCGTCCTCTCCCTGCTCTTCCGGCTGTTGTTGAACTACATCCGCGGGAGGTACAAGAACCCTGGCGGCCCTTCCATCTTCAGCTCCAAGCACATCAGGAGCGCCGAGGATCTGGCCTTCCTGGAAAAAGACGACGGGCTCGCCGCCCTGGAGATCATCGGCCGGGGCGGGTGCGGCGAGGTCTACAAGGCCCAGCTCCCCGCTGACCCCAAGAAGCCGGACCAGCCGGGCACGGTCATCGCCATCAAGAAGATCATAAAGCACAATCCCAACGGCGGCGAGCCGACCTCCGACGAGGAGAGCCGGCAGCTGGACAAGTGGATGCGCCAGATCCGATCGGAAATCCAGACCGTGGGCCACATCCGCCACCGCAACCTGCTGCCGTTGCTCGCCCACATGATCCGCCCCGACTGCCACTACCTCATCTACGAGTACATGAAGAACGGCAGCCTCGAGGGGGTGCTCCGCCAGGTGCGCGACGGCGAGCGGGAGCTCGACTGGCTGACGAGGTACCGGGTGGCGCTCGGCGTCGCTGCCGGCCTCGAATACCTCCACGTCCACCACAAGCCCCAGATCATCCACCGCGATCTCAAGCCGGCCAACATACTGCTGGACGACGACATGGAGGCGCGGATCGCGGACTTCGGGCTGGCCAAGGAGATGCCGGACGCCAACACCCACATCACCGCCTCCAAGGTGGCAGGGACGCTGGGCTACATCTCGCCGGAGTACGGGCAGACGCTGCGGTTCACGGCCAAGTGCGACATATACAGCTTCGGGGTGATCCTGGCGGTGCTGGTGGTGGGGAGAATGCCGTCCGACAACTTCTTCCAGGACACCGATGAGATCAGCCTGGTGCGGTGGCTGAGGAACGTGATGAACACGGGGAACCCGGTGGCGGCCGCCGTGGATCCCAAACTGCTGGGGAACGGGTACGAGGAGCAGATGCTGCTGGTGCTACGGATCGCCATCTTCTGCACCATGGACGACCCCAAGGTGCGGCCAGACAGCAAGGAGGTGAGGACGATGCTGGCGCAGATCCAACACTAA